Below is a genomic region from Erigeron canadensis isolate Cc75 chromosome 7, C_canadensis_v1, whole genome shotgun sequence.
TCATCCACCACTCTAACCTCAGATTCGGTGCATaaacatttggcgccatccgtgggaccttGGCTCAAGATCCCACCACCACCTTGAACCCTGTTTTTTGTGTCGAATCAAGGAGAATGGCTGATGTCCCGCCAGGATTAGGACAGAGCTCTCAAACGACTGAGAATCAACCTACTAGGAACTCTCCGCATAGGCCTGGACCGACGATCGAAACGCCGGCCAATGGCGATCAGCTCGATCGTCGTGAGAGAGAGAATATTGAGCGTCCGGTACAAGCACCAGGCGGACAAGGAGGGTTTGCACGGGGGTCCTCATCAGGAACCCCATAGCTATTTGACCCAGATTATATTCTTCAGAACTATAACCACATCAACCATACCATCAGGTACCTCCGAAACACCGGAGTACTCGACAGTGTCACCAGAACCTTGAACTTCGACGGCGAAACAGAAGACGAATATGACGCCGACACTCCCCCTAGGGGACTCCGGAGGTACCCCCGGATACCAGGGTCCCGGGTCAGGACTGACTACGGGTTTGGATCAGGAAGTGAAGGCCTTCGGCCCAGAACCCCTCCGCATCACGTAACACCAGAAGGAAGGGGGGTTCCAAGACAAGATAACTCGGCTTCTGGGGCCAGCGCTCAAGTAAACACTCCCTTGGGGACAGCAAAACCCAGGGTCCCGCCGCAGTCAGGGCCTGCCCTGACAAGACCAGATGGTATTCCTTCAGGGCACAGCGTCCCACAGGGACCGTCGGGGCAAGTCTATCCAAGGCCTTCAGGAGAGGTTCCCCAAGGACCTTCGTGGCAAACATTCTCAGGACCTTCGGGACAAGCTTTTTCAGGATCCTCAGGGCATGTCCCCCCGGGAACTTCCGGACAACCAGGACAGACCTTCCCAGGATCCTCGACGCAAGCTCCCTCAGGGCCTACGACACAAAGCTATCAGATACCTCCGGGCCAAAGTTATGGGAGCATGAACGGGCCCGCACCATACCAGTATCCCTCAGGCTCTTACGGGGCTCACCCCTCTGGGGAATGTATGGCAGCCAACAAGCAGGGCAAGAGCAACAACACTATGCAACGCAATTTACCGTACCCCCGCAGGGGACTTCGCAGGGCATCATAGGACAACAGTATGCTATGCCACCTCCCGGAGTGTATGGTCCGCAAGGTTGAGGGGCCCCTATATATCGAAACACGTTGGAATTATAGTTGGTTGGAGGAAGCGCAGAGAATTCACCGTTCGTGGCATGGATACAAAATTACCCTCTCCCGAAGGACCTGAAGTACCCTTCCCATCTGGGGACGTACAAAGGAAAGAGAGACCTTGATGACTTTCTGGAAGCATTTGAGGGGGCGGCAGAGATGAAGGTCTGGAATGTACCGACTGCGTGCAGGATGTTTAGATACGCACTCAAAGGAGACGCCAGAGAATGGCTGAAGAGCGTCACAAAAGGATCCATCGTCAGCTTCGATGACCTTAAGGAGAAATTTAGAGCCCGTTTTAGCCAGCAGAAAAAGCACAAGAAGATTCATGTGGCCGCTCATGGAATAAAACAGAAGGAAACAGAAGGTTGCAGAACGTTGATGGACCGATTTACCACGGAAACAGAGGATATTGTGGACCTCCCTGAGTCACAAAGGATATCGGGATTACTTCATGGCCTTCGGAGTAGAGGGTTAGTTGAATTCCTATACAGGGACCTCCCGAAGACTTACGAAGCGGTTCTAAACAGGGCCCACGTGTACTTGGATGCCAGGGACACCGCTTTGAAAGGAGACACAAGTCCCACGCAGGAAAAGAAAACTCCGGCAAACAGGAAAGGAAAATGGATAGGCGAAAGGGAAAAACCAAGATATACTCCGTACCATAAGGATGACAAAGGGTACCTCAAGGTAAATCTTCCGGAATTGCACAAAAGTCCGAAAGAAATATTACTCACTGAAAGTGTTGCAAAAACCTTCCCCATCCTTCCCAGGCTAAGTGGAAAAAATAGGAAAGATCCGGAGAAGTACTGTGAATTCCACAGGGACTATGGCCATGACACGAACGCGTGTTGGCAACTCAGGAAAGCCATCGAGGAAGCTATAAACGACGGGAAACTTTCGCACCTGGTAAAAAGTGTCAGGCAACAGCATAATGTGAAAAAAGAAGACGATGcagatgaaaagaaaaaaggccctgagaaaaaaatttatacaataaCGAAAATTAAGCCGGGGTCAGGATTTTCCCTCCCCAAGATCTACAAGGGGGACATAGGACGCATCACGTTCCCTCAAATCTATAAAACCTTAAGGGATCCTCTTGTAATTTCCGCAGTTTTAGAAATATCCAAAGTAAAGAATATCATTGTAGACATCGGAAGCGAGTGTGATGTGTTATATGAGAAGGCTTTCTGGAAACTGCACCCTGTGGCACTGAAGCTTCGGTCCAAGGGTACTCAGGGAACAAAGATAAACCACTAGGAAAGCTAGCGGTACAAATGACAATAGGAGAAGGGCGCTGGGAACGAAAAAAGAGGATTACTTTTCTGGTA
It encodes:
- the LOC122609097 gene encoding uncharacterized protein LOC122609097; its protein translation is MKVWNVPTACRMFRYALKGDAREWLKSVTKGSIVSFDDLKEKFRARFSQQKKHKKIHVAAHGIKQKETEGCRTLMDRFTTETEDIVDLPESQRISGLLHGLRSRGLVEFLYRDLPKTYEAVLNRAHVYLDARDTALKGDTSPTQEKKTPANRKGKWIGEREKPRYTPYHKDDKGYLKVNLPELHKSPKEILLTESVAKTFPILPRLSGKNRKDPEKYCEFHRDYGHDTNACWQLRKAIEEAINDGKLSHLVKSVRQQHNVKKEDDADEKKKGPEKKIYTITKIKPGSGFSLPKIYKGDIGRITFPQIYKTLRDPLVISAVLEISKVKNIIVDIGSECDVLYEKAFWKLHPVALKLRSKGTQGTKINH